A part of Aspergillus flavus chromosome 1, complete sequence genomic DNA contains:
- a CDS encoding uncharacterized protein (expressed protein), which translates to MAPVWYFVCCLYHHASFALFASNPPYKCSPFSPFTFPYLKVNMYDDELCIHVLMTCPIFFSFSPLVFRYILMGQ; encoded by the coding sequence ATGGCGCCGGTTTGGTATTTTGTGTGTTGTTTGTATCACCATGCTTCTTTTGCCTTATTTGCGTCAAATCCCCCGTACAAATGttcccccttttctccctttACCTTTCCTTATCTGAAAGTCAATATGTATGATGATGAGCTATGTATCCATGTTCTAATGACTTGtcctatttttttttctttttccccccttgTTTTCCGATATATTTTGATGGGTCAATGA